A single window of Nyctibius grandis isolate bNycGra1 chromosome Z, bNycGra1.pri, whole genome shotgun sequence DNA harbors:
- the ABCC1 gene encoding multidrug resistance-associated protein 1 isoform X1 → MGIESFCSADAYEPFWDWNLTWHTENPDFTQCFQNTVLVWIPCIYLWVCFPVYFLYLRCHDRGYIQMSNLNKAKTALGLILWIVCWADLFYSFWERSQNIFRAPFFLVSPTVLGITMLLATFLIQYERIKGVQSSGVMTVFWFISLSCATVVFRSKIIHALNMGAEVDAFRYVTFCIYFILLIVQLILCCFPERPPLFSETVNDPNPCPEFSASFLSRITFWWITGLMVQGYRRPLEAKDLWSLNKEDKSEEIVPGLARNWAKEWAKTKRQPLNMVYSPKKQQKSSDSNGDVTEEAEALIVKPSQKSSEASLFKVLYKTFGPYFLMSFLFKAAHDLLMFAGPEILKLLINFVNNKAAPNWQGYFYTGLLFVCACLQTLILHQYFHICFVTGMRLKTAIVGVIYRKALVITNSARKTSTVGEIVNLMSVDAQRFMDLATYINMIWSAPLQVILALYLLWQNLGPSVLAGVAVMILLVPINAVMAMKTKTYQVAQMKSKDNRIKLMNEILNGIKVLKLYAWELAFREKVLEIRQKELKVLKKSAYLAAVATFTWVCAPFLVALSTFAVYVTIDKNNILDAQKAFVSLALFNILRFPLNMLPLVISSIVEASVSLKRLRVFLSHEELDPDSIIRGPITEAEGNIVVKNATFSWSKNDPPSLNSMNFTVPEGSLVAVVGQVGCGKSSLLSALLGEMDKKEGYVVVKGSVAYVPQQAWVQNATLEDNIIFGREMNESRYKRVIEACALLPDIEILPTGDKTEIGEKGVNLSGGQKQRVSLARAVYCNADVYLFDDPLSAVDAHVGKHIFEKVIGPKGILKNKTRVLVTHAVNYLPQMDTILVMTDGEISEMGSYQELLKQDGAFAEFLRTYANTEQSMENSDSDPSLEGTIQLLETDTNSPSGKEGKPIENGVLVNEDPGKLMHRQLSDSSTYSRDTGKSQHQSSTAELQKLPAEKNSWKLTEADTAKTGRVKATVYWDYMKAIGLFISFLSVFLFMCNHIASLASNYWLSLWTDDPVVNGTQQYTNVRLGVYGALGISQGIAVFGYSMVVSIGGICASRHLHLNLLHNVLRSPMSFFERTPSGNLVNRFSKEIDTIDSTIPPIIKMFMGSTFNVIGACIIILLATPIAAVIIPPLGLVYLLVQRFYVATSRQLKRLESVSRSPVYSHFNETLLGVSVIRAFEEQKRFIKQNDMKVDENQKAYYPSIVANRWLAVRLEYVGNCIVLFAALFAVIARNKLSAGLVGLSVSYSLQITAYLNWLVRMSSELETNIVAVERVKEYADMEKEAEWSIEQTAPATTWPEEGKVEFRGYGLRYREDLDLVLKNINVTINGGEKIGIVGRTGAGKSSLTLGLFRINEAAEGEIIIDGINIAKIGLHDLRFKITIIPQDPILFSGSLRMNLDPFDQHSDEDIWRSLELAHLKNFVSSLPDKLHHECAEGGENLSVGQRQLVCLARALLRKSKILVLDEATAAVDLETDKLIQSTIKSQFEECTVLTIAHRLNTIMDYTRVLVLDRGEVVECGSPDHLLQEKGIFYSMAKDSGLV, encoded by the exons GGCACACGGAAAATCCAGACTTCACCCAGTGCTTTCAGAATACAGTCCTAGTCTGGATTCCTTGCATTTACCTGTGGGTCTGCTTCCCAGTGTACTTCCTATACCTTCGTTGTCATGACAGGGGATACATACAAATGTCAAACCTCAACAAAGCCAAAACA GCTTTGGGCTTAATACTGTGGATAGTCTGCTGGGCAGACCTTTTCTACTCTTTCTGGGAaagaagtcaaaatatttttcgagctccattttttcttgttagtCCTACAGTATTGGGTATAACAATG TTGCTTGCcacatttttaatacaatatgaaagaataaaaggagTGCAGTCTTCAGGTGTAATGACTGTTTTCTGGTTCATCTCATTGTCATGTGCCACAGTGGTTTTTAGATCCAAAATAATACATGCCTTAAATATG GGTGCTGAAGTGGATGCGTTTCGTTACGTCACCTTCTGCATCTACTTCATCCTGTTAATTGTGCAGCTCATCCTGTGTTGTTTTCCAGAACGACcacctttgttttctgaaacagtaaATGATCCT aATCCATGTCCAGAGTTCAGTGCTTCTTTCCTCTCCAGAATCACATTCTGGTGGATCACTGG GTTGATGGTTCAGGGTTATCGGAGACCTTTGGAAGCCAAGGATTTGTGGTCATTAAATAAAGAGGACAAATCAGAGGAGATAGTGCCAGGTTTGGCTAGAAACTGGGCAAAAGAGTGGGCAAAGACCAAGAG GCAACCATTAAACATGGTATACTCgcccaaaaagcagcaaaaatcaaGTGACTCCAATGGTGATGTGACAGAAGAGGCTGAAGCTTTGATTGTAAAACCGTCTCAGAAGAGCTCTGAAGCATCTTTATTCAAGGTGTTATATAAAACCTTTGGACCATATTTTCTCATGAGCTTCCTGTTTAAAGCTGCACATGATCTCTTGATGTTTGCAGGCCCAGAAATTCTGAA ATTGCTAATTAACTTCGTAAATAACAAAGCTGCCCCAAACTGGCAAGGCTACTTTTACACAGGGCTGCTGTTTGTTTGTGCCTGTCTTCAGACACTGATTCTTCACCAgtattttcatatttgcttTGTAACTGGAATGAGGCTCAAAACAGCTATTGTCGGTGTAATTTATCGAAAG GCACTTGTTATCACAAATTCTGCTAGAAAGACTTCTACTGTGGGTGAGATTGTGAATCTAATGTCTGTGGATGCTCAGAGATTTATGGACTTGGCTACCTATATAAACATGATTTGGTCTGCACCTCTCCAGGTGATATTAGCACTGTACTTACTGTGGCAG AATTTAGGTCCTTCAGTTCTGGCAGGTGTGGCTGTCATGATCCTTCTGGTTCCGATAAATGCTGTGATGGCAATGAAGACAAAAACCTATCAG GTGGCTCAAATGAAGAGTAAAGACAACAGAATTAAGCTGATGAATGAAATTCTCAATGGGATTAAAGTTCTGAAACTTTATGCTTGGGAATTAGCCTTCAGAGAGAAGGTATTAGAGATCAGACAGAAAGAACTCAAAGTcctaaaaaaatctgcttacCTTGCTGCAGTGGCAACCTTCACTTGGGTTTGTGCTCCTTTTTTG GTTGCCTTGTCCACGTTTGCTGTTTACGTGACGATAGACAAGAACAACATCTTGGATGCTCAGAAGGCATTTGTTTCCCTAGCATTATTCAACATCCTCAGGTTTCCATTGAACATGCTTCCTTTGGTTATCAGCAGCATAGTGGAA GCCAGTGTCTCCTTGAAGCGCCTTAGAGTGTTCCTGTCTCATGAAGAGTTAGATCCAGACAGCATAATCAGGGGTCCCATCACAGAGG CTGAAGGAAACATTGTTGTAAAGAATGCAACGTTTAGCTGGTCCAAAAATGATCCTCCTTCACTGAACAG CATGAATTTCACTGTTCCTGAAGGCTCCTTGGTAGCTGTTGTTGGTCAAGTTGGCTGTGGAAAGTCTTCATTGCTGTCTGCATTACTGGGGGAGATGGACAAAAAGGAAGGCTACGTGGTTGTCAAG ggCTCAGTAGCCTATGTTCCTCAGCAAGCCTGGGTCCAAAATGCAACTCTGGAAGATAACATTATCTTTGGAAGGGAGATGAATGAGAGCCGGTACAAGCGTGTGATTGAGGCTTGTGCACTGCTGCCTGATATAGAGATTCTTCCTACTGGggacaaaacagaaataggagaaaag GGTGTGAATTTGTCTGGAGGACAGAAGCAGCGAGTCAGTCTTGCTCGGGCGGTTTACTGTAATGCAGATGTCTATTTATTTGACGATCCTTTATCAGCTGTTGACGCTCATGTTGggaaacatatttttgaaaaagttatTGGACCAAAAGgaatcctgaaaaataaa aCACGGGTTTTGGTAACCCACGCGGTCAACTATCTGCCTCAAATGGATACAATTCTGGTAATGACTGACGGAGAGATCTCTGAGATGGGCTCCTaccaggagctgctgaagcAAGATGGGGCTTTTGCTGAGTTTCTTCGTACATATGCTAATACTGAACAAAGCATGGAGAACAGCG ACTCAGATCCTTCGTTAGAAGGAACGATTCAACTTCTGGAAACAG ATACAAATAGTCCAtctggaaaggaaggaaagcctATAGAAAATGGCGTCCTTGTGAATGAAGACCCTGGAAAGTTGATGCATAG GCAACTCAGTGACTCTTCAACATACAGCAGAGACACCGGGAAGTCACAGcaccagagcagcacagcagagctgcagaagctgcCCGCTGAAAAGAATTCCTGGAAGCTGACGGAGGCCGACACAGCAAAGACCGGGAGG GTAAAGGCAACAGTGTACTGGGACTACATGAAAGCAATTGGACTCTTTATCTCTTTCTTGAGCGTTTTCCTCTTTATGTGTAATCATATAGCCTCCCTGGCTTCCAACTACTGGCTGAGTTTATGGACAGATGATCCTGTTGTCAATGGGACACAGCAGTACACAAATGTCAGACTGGGAGTGTATGGAGCACTGGGAATTTCTCAAG GTATTGCTGTGTTTGGCTACTCGATGGTTGTGTCAATAGGAGGAATATGTGCTTCACGACACCTGCACCTCAACCTGCTGCACAATGTCCTCAGGTCTCCAATGAGTTTCTTTGAACGTACACCCAGTGGAAATCTGGTGAACCGTTTCTCTAAGGAGATAGATACCATTGACTCCACCATTCCACCAATCATCAAGATGTTCATGGGCTCCACATTTAATGTGATTGGGGCTTGTATCATCATTCTGCTGGCCACACCTATAGCTGCAGTCATTATTCCACCTCTGGGACTTGTCTACTTGCTTGTGCAG AGATTTTATGTGGCCACTTCTCGCCAGCTCAAACGCCTTGAGTCTGTCAGTCGTTCTCCCGTATATTCTCACTTCAACGAGACCCTCCTGGGAGTCAGTGTCATTCGAGCCTTTGAGGAGCAGAAACGTTTCATAAAGCAGAACGACATGAAAGTGGATGAAAATCAGAAAGCTTATTATCCAAGCATCGTTGCAAACAG GTGGCTGGCTGTCCGTCTGGAGTACGTGGGGAACTGCATTGTCCTCTTTGCAGCATTGTTTGCAGTGATTGCACGTAACAAACTCAGCGCAGGACTGGTTGGCCTCTCAGTGTCCTACTCACTGCAG aTTACAGCGTACTTGAACTGGCTAGTTCGCATGTCATCTGAGCTGGAAACCAACATTGTTGCTGTTGAAAGAGTCAAAGAATATGCTGATATGGAGAAGGAG GCTGAATGGAGTATTGAACAAACCGCCCCAGCGACTACCTGGCCCGAGGAGGGGAAGGTTGAGTTTCGAGGCTATGGTTTACGTTACCGGGAAGACTTGGACTTGGTTCTGAAAAACATAAATGTTACCATAAATGGGGGTGAGAAG ATCGGAATAGTTGGAAGAACAGGAGCTGGAAAATCCTCCCTTACTTTAGGTTTGTTTCGGATTAAtgaagcagctgaaggagaaaTTATTATTGACGGAATTAATATTGCAAAGATAGGGCTCCATGACTTGCGGTTCAAGATCACCATCATCCCTCAG GATCCAATACTGTTTTCTGGCTCTCTGCGTATGAATCTTGATCCTTTTGACCAACACTCTGATGAAGACATCTGGAGGTCTTTGGAATTGGCTCACCTGAAAAACTTTGTATCGTCCCTTCCTGATAAACTTCATCATGAGTGTGCTGAAGGTGGAGAGAACCTCAG CGTGGGACAGCGCCAGCTGGTGTGCCTGGCACGAGCTCTGCTCAGAAAGTCCAAAATCCTGGTTCTAGATGAAGCCACAGCTGCTGTTGATCTTGAAACAGATAAGCTTATACAGTCAACAATAAAGTCTCAATTTGAAGAGTGTACTGTATTAACGATAGCACATCGTCTGAACACAATCATGGACTACACAAG AGTTTTAGTCCTGGACAGAGGAGAAGTGGTGGAGTGTGGTAGCCCAGACCACCTACTTCaggaaaaaggcattttctatAGCATGGCCAAAGATTCAGGCTTGGTGTAG
- the ABCC1 gene encoding multidrug resistance-associated protein 1 isoform X2 translates to MGIESFCSADAYEPFWDWNLTWHTENPDFTQCFQNTVLVWIPCIYLWVCFPVYFLYLRCHDRGYIQMSNLNKAKTALGLILWIVCWADLFYSFWERSQNIFRAPFFLVSPTVLGITMLLATFLIQYERIKGVQSSGVMTVFWFISLSCATVVFRSKIIHALNMGAEVDAFRYVTFCIYFILLIVQLILCCFPERPPLFSETVNDPNPCPEFSASFLSRITFWWITGLMVQGYRRPLEAKDLWSLNKEDKSEEIVPGLARNWAKEWAKTKRQPLNMVYSPKKQQKSSDSNGDVTEEAEALIVKPSQKSSEASLFKVLYKTFGPYFLMSFLFKAAHDLLMFAGPEILKLLINFVNNKAAPNWQGYFYTGLLFVCACLQTLILHQYFHICFVTGMRLKTAIVGVIYRKALVITNSARKTSTVGEIVNLMSVDAQRFMDLATYINMIWSAPLQVILALYLLWQNLGPSVLAGVAVMILLVPINAVMAMKTKTYQVAQMKSKDNRIKLMNEILNGIKVLKLYAWELAFREKVLEIRQKELKVLKKSAYLAAVATFTWVCAPFLVALSTFAVYVTIDKNNILDAQKAFVSLALFNILRFPLNMLPLVISSIVEASVSLKRLRVFLSHEELDPDSIIRGPITEAEGNIVVKNATFSWSKNDPPSLNSMNFTVPEGSLVAVVGQVGCGKSSLLSALLGEMDKKEGYVVVKGSVAYVPQQAWVQNATLEDNIIFGREMNESRYKRVIEACALLPDIEILPTGDKTEIGEKGVNLSGGQKQRVSLARAVYCNADVYLFDDPLSAVDAHVGKHIFEKVIGPKGILKNKTRVLVTHAVNYLPQMDTILVMTDGEISEMGSYQELLKQDGAFAEFLRTYANTEQSMENSDTNSPSGKEGKPIENGVLVNEDPGKLMHRQLSDSSTYSRDTGKSQHQSSTAELQKLPAEKNSWKLTEADTAKTGRVKATVYWDYMKAIGLFISFLSVFLFMCNHIASLASNYWLSLWTDDPVVNGTQQYTNVRLGVYGALGISQGIAVFGYSMVVSIGGICASRHLHLNLLHNVLRSPMSFFERTPSGNLVNRFSKEIDTIDSTIPPIIKMFMGSTFNVIGACIIILLATPIAAVIIPPLGLVYLLVQRFYVATSRQLKRLESVSRSPVYSHFNETLLGVSVIRAFEEQKRFIKQNDMKVDENQKAYYPSIVANRWLAVRLEYVGNCIVLFAALFAVIARNKLSAGLVGLSVSYSLQITAYLNWLVRMSSELETNIVAVERVKEYADMEKEAEWSIEQTAPATTWPEEGKVEFRGYGLRYREDLDLVLKNINVTINGGEKIGIVGRTGAGKSSLTLGLFRINEAAEGEIIIDGINIAKIGLHDLRFKITIIPQDPILFSGSLRMNLDPFDQHSDEDIWRSLELAHLKNFVSSLPDKLHHECAEGGENLSVGQRQLVCLARALLRKSKILVLDEATAAVDLETDKLIQSTIKSQFEECTVLTIAHRLNTIMDYTRVLVLDRGEVVECGSPDHLLQEKGIFYSMAKDSGLV, encoded by the exons GGCACACGGAAAATCCAGACTTCACCCAGTGCTTTCAGAATACAGTCCTAGTCTGGATTCCTTGCATTTACCTGTGGGTCTGCTTCCCAGTGTACTTCCTATACCTTCGTTGTCATGACAGGGGATACATACAAATGTCAAACCTCAACAAAGCCAAAACA GCTTTGGGCTTAATACTGTGGATAGTCTGCTGGGCAGACCTTTTCTACTCTTTCTGGGAaagaagtcaaaatatttttcgagctccattttttcttgttagtCCTACAGTATTGGGTATAACAATG TTGCTTGCcacatttttaatacaatatgaaagaataaaaggagTGCAGTCTTCAGGTGTAATGACTGTTTTCTGGTTCATCTCATTGTCATGTGCCACAGTGGTTTTTAGATCCAAAATAATACATGCCTTAAATATG GGTGCTGAAGTGGATGCGTTTCGTTACGTCACCTTCTGCATCTACTTCATCCTGTTAATTGTGCAGCTCATCCTGTGTTGTTTTCCAGAACGACcacctttgttttctgaaacagtaaATGATCCT aATCCATGTCCAGAGTTCAGTGCTTCTTTCCTCTCCAGAATCACATTCTGGTGGATCACTGG GTTGATGGTTCAGGGTTATCGGAGACCTTTGGAAGCCAAGGATTTGTGGTCATTAAATAAAGAGGACAAATCAGAGGAGATAGTGCCAGGTTTGGCTAGAAACTGGGCAAAAGAGTGGGCAAAGACCAAGAG GCAACCATTAAACATGGTATACTCgcccaaaaagcagcaaaaatcaaGTGACTCCAATGGTGATGTGACAGAAGAGGCTGAAGCTTTGATTGTAAAACCGTCTCAGAAGAGCTCTGAAGCATCTTTATTCAAGGTGTTATATAAAACCTTTGGACCATATTTTCTCATGAGCTTCCTGTTTAAAGCTGCACATGATCTCTTGATGTTTGCAGGCCCAGAAATTCTGAA ATTGCTAATTAACTTCGTAAATAACAAAGCTGCCCCAAACTGGCAAGGCTACTTTTACACAGGGCTGCTGTTTGTTTGTGCCTGTCTTCAGACACTGATTCTTCACCAgtattttcatatttgcttTGTAACTGGAATGAGGCTCAAAACAGCTATTGTCGGTGTAATTTATCGAAAG GCACTTGTTATCACAAATTCTGCTAGAAAGACTTCTACTGTGGGTGAGATTGTGAATCTAATGTCTGTGGATGCTCAGAGATTTATGGACTTGGCTACCTATATAAACATGATTTGGTCTGCACCTCTCCAGGTGATATTAGCACTGTACTTACTGTGGCAG AATTTAGGTCCTTCAGTTCTGGCAGGTGTGGCTGTCATGATCCTTCTGGTTCCGATAAATGCTGTGATGGCAATGAAGACAAAAACCTATCAG GTGGCTCAAATGAAGAGTAAAGACAACAGAATTAAGCTGATGAATGAAATTCTCAATGGGATTAAAGTTCTGAAACTTTATGCTTGGGAATTAGCCTTCAGAGAGAAGGTATTAGAGATCAGACAGAAAGAACTCAAAGTcctaaaaaaatctgcttacCTTGCTGCAGTGGCAACCTTCACTTGGGTTTGTGCTCCTTTTTTG GTTGCCTTGTCCACGTTTGCTGTTTACGTGACGATAGACAAGAACAACATCTTGGATGCTCAGAAGGCATTTGTTTCCCTAGCATTATTCAACATCCTCAGGTTTCCATTGAACATGCTTCCTTTGGTTATCAGCAGCATAGTGGAA GCCAGTGTCTCCTTGAAGCGCCTTAGAGTGTTCCTGTCTCATGAAGAGTTAGATCCAGACAGCATAATCAGGGGTCCCATCACAGAGG CTGAAGGAAACATTGTTGTAAAGAATGCAACGTTTAGCTGGTCCAAAAATGATCCTCCTTCACTGAACAG CATGAATTTCACTGTTCCTGAAGGCTCCTTGGTAGCTGTTGTTGGTCAAGTTGGCTGTGGAAAGTCTTCATTGCTGTCTGCATTACTGGGGGAGATGGACAAAAAGGAAGGCTACGTGGTTGTCAAG ggCTCAGTAGCCTATGTTCCTCAGCAAGCCTGGGTCCAAAATGCAACTCTGGAAGATAACATTATCTTTGGAAGGGAGATGAATGAGAGCCGGTACAAGCGTGTGATTGAGGCTTGTGCACTGCTGCCTGATATAGAGATTCTTCCTACTGGggacaaaacagaaataggagaaaag GGTGTGAATTTGTCTGGAGGACAGAAGCAGCGAGTCAGTCTTGCTCGGGCGGTTTACTGTAATGCAGATGTCTATTTATTTGACGATCCTTTATCAGCTGTTGACGCTCATGTTGggaaacatatttttgaaaaagttatTGGACCAAAAGgaatcctgaaaaataaa aCACGGGTTTTGGTAACCCACGCGGTCAACTATCTGCCTCAAATGGATACAATTCTGGTAATGACTGACGGAGAGATCTCTGAGATGGGCTCCTaccaggagctgctgaagcAAGATGGGGCTTTTGCTGAGTTTCTTCGTACATATGCTAATACTGAACAAAGCATGGAGAACAGCG ATACAAATAGTCCAtctggaaaggaaggaaagcctATAGAAAATGGCGTCCTTGTGAATGAAGACCCTGGAAAGTTGATGCATAG GCAACTCAGTGACTCTTCAACATACAGCAGAGACACCGGGAAGTCACAGcaccagagcagcacagcagagctgcagaagctgcCCGCTGAAAAGAATTCCTGGAAGCTGACGGAGGCCGACACAGCAAAGACCGGGAGG GTAAAGGCAACAGTGTACTGGGACTACATGAAAGCAATTGGACTCTTTATCTCTTTCTTGAGCGTTTTCCTCTTTATGTGTAATCATATAGCCTCCCTGGCTTCCAACTACTGGCTGAGTTTATGGACAGATGATCCTGTTGTCAATGGGACACAGCAGTACACAAATGTCAGACTGGGAGTGTATGGAGCACTGGGAATTTCTCAAG GTATTGCTGTGTTTGGCTACTCGATGGTTGTGTCAATAGGAGGAATATGTGCTTCACGACACCTGCACCTCAACCTGCTGCACAATGTCCTCAGGTCTCCAATGAGTTTCTTTGAACGTACACCCAGTGGAAATCTGGTGAACCGTTTCTCTAAGGAGATAGATACCATTGACTCCACCATTCCACCAATCATCAAGATGTTCATGGGCTCCACATTTAATGTGATTGGGGCTTGTATCATCATTCTGCTGGCCACACCTATAGCTGCAGTCATTATTCCACCTCTGGGACTTGTCTACTTGCTTGTGCAG AGATTTTATGTGGCCACTTCTCGCCAGCTCAAACGCCTTGAGTCTGTCAGTCGTTCTCCCGTATATTCTCACTTCAACGAGACCCTCCTGGGAGTCAGTGTCATTCGAGCCTTTGAGGAGCAGAAACGTTTCATAAAGCAGAACGACATGAAAGTGGATGAAAATCAGAAAGCTTATTATCCAAGCATCGTTGCAAACAG GTGGCTGGCTGTCCGTCTGGAGTACGTGGGGAACTGCATTGTCCTCTTTGCAGCATTGTTTGCAGTGATTGCACGTAACAAACTCAGCGCAGGACTGGTTGGCCTCTCAGTGTCCTACTCACTGCAG aTTACAGCGTACTTGAACTGGCTAGTTCGCATGTCATCTGAGCTGGAAACCAACATTGTTGCTGTTGAAAGAGTCAAAGAATATGCTGATATGGAGAAGGAG GCTGAATGGAGTATTGAACAAACCGCCCCAGCGACTACCTGGCCCGAGGAGGGGAAGGTTGAGTTTCGAGGCTATGGTTTACGTTACCGGGAAGACTTGGACTTGGTTCTGAAAAACATAAATGTTACCATAAATGGGGGTGAGAAG ATCGGAATAGTTGGAAGAACAGGAGCTGGAAAATCCTCCCTTACTTTAGGTTTGTTTCGGATTAAtgaagcagctgaaggagaaaTTATTATTGACGGAATTAATATTGCAAAGATAGGGCTCCATGACTTGCGGTTCAAGATCACCATCATCCCTCAG GATCCAATACTGTTTTCTGGCTCTCTGCGTATGAATCTTGATCCTTTTGACCAACACTCTGATGAAGACATCTGGAGGTCTTTGGAATTGGCTCACCTGAAAAACTTTGTATCGTCCCTTCCTGATAAACTTCATCATGAGTGTGCTGAAGGTGGAGAGAACCTCAG CGTGGGACAGCGCCAGCTGGTGTGCCTGGCACGAGCTCTGCTCAGAAAGTCCAAAATCCTGGTTCTAGATGAAGCCACAGCTGCTGTTGATCTTGAAACAGATAAGCTTATACAGTCAACAATAAAGTCTCAATTTGAAGAGTGTACTGTATTAACGATAGCACATCGTCTGAACACAATCATGGACTACACAAG AGTTTTAGTCCTGGACAGAGGAGAAGTGGTGGAGTGTGGTAGCCCAGACCACCTACTTCaggaaaaaggcattttctatAGCATGGCCAAAGATTCAGGCTTGGTGTAG